One genomic segment of Solibacillus isronensis includes these proteins:
- a CDS encoding DegV family protein: MKIYTDSGSDLPKSFFDNEEVHLFPLRVLVKGVEYDDIIGITTDQVYAAIAEGEQLKTSQVSLEVFINAFEELAKSGEEGVYIAFSSELSGTCQTAILAKNQVLESYPNLKLEVIDTKCASYGQGLVVKEAVRLNKFDIEFNEAVEKLTTMANSMEHLFTVGDLNHLAKGGRVSKASAFMGGLLNIKPILNMDDGKLVPIEKTRGFKKATQRMIALMKERGGDFSNKVVGISHSNDEELMLEIKAAIADSLHPKAIETTTIGAVIGAHVGRGTIAIFFTGQ; this comes from the coding sequence ATGAAAATTTATACGGATAGTGGTTCTGACTTACCGAAATCATTTTTTGATAATGAAGAAGTACATCTTTTTCCGTTACGCGTATTAGTGAAGGGTGTTGAGTATGATGACATTATTGGCATCACAACTGACCAAGTATACGCGGCAATTGCTGAAGGTGAGCAACTTAAAACATCACAAGTTTCATTAGAAGTATTTATTAACGCTTTTGAGGAACTAGCAAAATCCGGTGAAGAAGGAGTTTATATTGCCTTTTCATCAGAACTGTCTGGTACATGCCAAACAGCAATTTTGGCAAAAAATCAAGTATTGGAAAGTTATCCGAACTTGAAATTAGAAGTTATTGATACGAAATGTGCTTCCTATGGTCAAGGCTTAGTAGTAAAAGAAGCCGTACGTTTAAATAAATTTGATATTGAGTTTAATGAAGCCGTTGAAAAACTTACAACAATGGCCAATTCAATGGAACATCTGTTTACAGTAGGCGATTTAAACCACTTAGCAAAAGGTGGCCGTGTTTCAAAAGCGAGTGCTTTTATGGGTGGATTACTTAATATTAAGCCTATTTTAAATATGGATGATGGCAAGCTTGTACCAATAGAAAAAACACGTGGATTTAAAAAGGCTACGCAACGTATGATTGCCCTTATGAAAGAACGTGGAGGAGACTTTTCGAATAAAGTTGTCGGTATTTCCCACAGTAATGATGAGGAATTAATGCTAGAAATAAAAGCCGCAATTGCAGACTCATTACACCCGAAAGCAATTGAAACCACAACAATTGGTGCGGTAATCGGTGCACATGTCGGTCGAGGAACAATTGCTATTTTCTTTACGGGACAATAA
- a CDS encoding DUF2268 domain-containing protein has protein sequence MPILDTKLLFEKTEHRELAAYPIIQSIFPRFPPEAVQFELLQQGLLQHEELRLTLDVWQISKRLLEELILLWNGPDIPVAILPIKNGFVKNGVAYPYGICLYVSPRVTIKELHALFTHEYHHICRRRFLIEPPTLLDSLLMEGLAEHAVESLYGEYALSSWTKRYSMEEVLSYWDTHFTQALHVSGLHEHQAFLFGDSALNLPPWIGYCTGYRLVEAFLQKKGPYDVKQLLSMPSLYLLEGAGWKKGVTE, from the coding sequence ATGCCCATTCTGGATACAAAATTATTGTTTGAAAAAACGGAGCATCGTGAGCTGGCAGCCTATCCAATCATCCAATCCATTTTCCCTCGATTTCCACCTGAGGCCGTTCAATTTGAACTTTTACAGCAGGGGCTGCTTCAACATGAGGAACTCCGCTTAACATTGGATGTTTGGCAAATATCAAAAAGACTTTTAGAGGAATTAATACTTTTATGGAACGGTCCGGATATACCTGTTGCCATTTTGCCAATAAAAAACGGATTTGTAAAAAATGGTGTTGCCTACCCTTATGGCATTTGTTTGTATGTATCCCCTCGCGTCACAATAAAAGAACTTCATGCACTGTTTACCCATGAATATCATCATATTTGCAGGCGCAGGTTTTTAATAGAACCCCCTACATTACTTGATTCATTGCTTATGGAGGGACTGGCCGAGCATGCGGTGGAAAGCTTATATGGAGAGTATGCTTTAAGTTCATGGACGAAACGGTATTCCATGGAGGAAGTATTAAGTTATTGGGATACTCATTTCACCCAAGCATTGCATGTGTCAGGTTTGCATGAACATCAAGCCTTTTTATTCGGGGACTCGGCATTAAATTTACCCCCTTGGATTGGGTATTGTACCGGGTATCGATTAGTTGAAGCCTTTTTACAAAAGAAAGGTCCTTATGATGTAAAACAACTGCTCTCTATGCCTTCACTTTATTTATTAGAAGGTGCAGGATGGAAAAAGGGAGTAACCGAATAA
- a CDS encoding peptidylprolyl isomerase yields the protein MKKFYQIVLFTVLIVILAACGKETAENEEQETTVNYAEKVTENPIVTITMENDEKIAIELEPRTAPNTVANFISLVENGFYDGLIFHRVIPGFMIQGGDPDGTGMGGPDYAIKGEFTSNGFENTLTHERGVISMARSQDPDSAGSQFFIMTEQATHLDGDYAAFGKVTEGMETVDEIVAAERAKNDKPLEDQKIKTVEVDTKGFEYPEPVVQK from the coding sequence GTGAAGAAGTTTTATCAAATAGTTTTATTTACAGTGCTAATCGTCATTTTAGCTGCATGTGGTAAGGAAACGGCGGAAAACGAAGAACAGGAAACCACTGTAAATTATGCTGAAAAAGTTACAGAAAATCCAATTGTTACGATCACAATGGAAAATGATGAAAAGATTGCTATTGAGTTAGAGCCAAGAACAGCTCCTAATACAGTGGCCAATTTTATCTCCCTTGTAGAAAATGGGTTTTATGATGGACTAATTTTCCATCGTGTCATTCCCGGTTTCATGATACAAGGTGGAGACCCGGATGGTACAGGTATGGGTGGACCTGATTATGCAATTAAAGGAGAATTTACCTCAAACGGATTTGAAAATACGTTAACACACGAGCGAGGTGTAATCTCGATGGCTCGTTCCCAAGATCCGGACTCGGCAGGCTCACAATTCTTTATAATGACGGAGCAAGCCACGCATTTGGATGGTGACTATGCAGCATTCGGCAAGGTAACTGAAGGAATGGAAACAGTTGATGAGATTGTTGCTGCTGAACGCGCGAAAAATGATAAACCGCTGGAAGATCAAAAGATAAAAACAGTTGAAGTTGACACGAAAGGCTTTGAATATCCGGAGCCAGTCGTTCAAAAATAA
- a CDS encoding zinc-dependent alcohol dehydrogenase, protein MKAVTYQGAKKVEVKEVPDAKIEKPDDIIVRITSTAICGSDLHIYRGAMPAREDFVIGHEPMGIVEEVGPDVTKVKKGDRVVIPFNVACGECFYCQNQLESQCDNANENPSIDSGAYFGFTERYGDFPGGQAEYLRVPYGNFIPFKVPDNCELEDEALLFISDVLPTAYWSVENAGVKKGDTVIVLGSGPIGLMVQKFAWMKGAKRVMVVDPLSYRLEHAKRTNNVEIFNFDDFDDVGNHLHEITHGGADVVIDCVGMDGKMSLVEKAQQKLKLQGGTLSAIDVGIKSVRKFGTIQLTGVYGSVYNMFPLGNIFERNVTVKMGQAPAIHYSQMLYDMVAEGKIDPTEIITHKVPLSEASEAYKKFHDHEDQSIKFILKP, encoded by the coding sequence TTGAAAGCAGTAACGTATCAAGGTGCCAAAAAAGTAGAAGTAAAAGAAGTTCCGGATGCAAAAATTGAAAAGCCAGATGACATTATTGTACGTATTACCTCAACGGCAATTTGTGGGTCAGATCTCCATATTTACCGCGGGGCAATGCCAGCAAGGGAGGATTTTGTAATTGGACATGAACCAATGGGAATCGTGGAAGAAGTCGGACCTGACGTAACGAAAGTTAAAAAAGGGGATCGTGTTGTAATTCCTTTTAATGTCGCTTGTGGCGAATGCTTTTATTGTCAAAATCAGTTGGAAAGCCAATGCGATAATGCAAACGAAAATCCGTCGATTGATTCGGGTGCATACTTTGGATTTACTGAGCGCTACGGTGACTTCCCGGGCGGACAAGCGGAATATTTACGTGTACCGTACGGGAACTTCATACCATTTAAAGTACCAGACAACTGTGAACTAGAAGATGAGGCATTACTGTTTATATCTGATGTATTGCCGACTGCCTATTGGAGTGTAGAAAATGCGGGGGTTAAAAAAGGCGATACGGTCATTGTGCTAGGTTCAGGACCAATCGGCTTAATGGTACAGAAATTTGCATGGATGAAAGGTGCGAAGCGTGTAATGGTAGTAGACCCTTTAAGCTATCGTTTAGAGCATGCGAAACGCACAAACAATGTAGAAATATTTAATTTCGATGATTTTGATGATGTAGGTAATCATCTACATGAAATTACCCATGGCGGAGCGGATGTAGTTATTGACTGTGTGGGTATGGACGGGAAAATGTCTCTTGTAGAAAAGGCACAGCAAAAGCTGAAACTTCAGGGGGGGACACTGAGCGCAATTGATGTTGGTATAAAATCGGTTCGAAAGTTTGGTACCATCCAGCTGACAGGTGTGTACGGTTCAGTATACAATATGTTCCCGCTAGGCAATATTTTTGAGCGTAATGTAACCGTGAAAATGGGTCAGGCACCAGCGATTCATTACAGTCAAATGCTTTATGATATGGTTGCTGAAGGGAAGATTGATCCAACTGAAATCATTACCCATAAAGTACCGCTATCTGAGGCAAGTGAAGCTTATAAGAAATTCCATGATCATGAAGATCAGAGTATTAAATTTATTTTAAAACCATAG
- a CDS encoding isoprenylcysteine carboxyl methyltransferase family protein → MVFYIVLAFVIIQRLVELVVAKRNEKLMLAKGAYEVGASHYPFMILLHTSFFVSLLIEVVFFSEQFTPHYIWLVLFLLLQMLRVWCLVSLGSFWNTKIIILPGANVVAKGPYSFIRHPNYLVVCLEIAVLPLMFQAYFTAICFTILNFIILSIRIPMEEKALKEGTDYTAYLQRNNVKQP, encoded by the coding sequence CTGGTTTTTTATATTGTACTAGCTTTTGTAATTATTCAAAGATTAGTAGAGCTGGTTGTAGCAAAGAGAAATGAAAAATTAATGCTTGCTAAAGGAGCATATGAAGTAGGTGCTTCTCATTATCCATTCATGATATTACTGCATACGAGCTTTTTTGTAAGCCTCCTTATTGAAGTAGTATTTTTCAGTGAACAATTTACACCGCATTATATTTGGCTCGTTTTATTTTTATTGTTGCAGATGTTAAGGGTTTGGTGTCTAGTTTCATTAGGATCTTTCTGGAATACGAAAATTATTATTTTACCGGGAGCAAATGTAGTAGCGAAGGGGCCGTATTCTTTTATCCGTCACCCAAATTATTTAGTTGTATGTTTAGAAATTGCTGTACTGCCTCTTATGTTTCAGGCATACTTTACAGCTATTTGTTTCACTATTTTAAATTTCATTATCCTGTCTATTCGCATTCCGATGGAGGAAAAAGCGCTAAAAGAAGGGACAGACTATACAGCTTATTTGCAACGAAATAATGTTAAACAGCCGTAA
- a CDS encoding type III polyketide synthase gives MPKIASVSTHTPPFTLAQTNIEQLTKELFQHKIPKLERLLKVFENGEIKTRNLCVSPDWYREDHTFEERNELYIKLATEYSVEVIKKCLTNRSFLQQDLSTEDIDAIIFISSTGISTPSIDARVMNILPFSNEIVRIPIWGLGCAGGAAGISRAYDYCKAQPNAKVLVVCVELCSLTFQKDDYSKSNLVGTSLFADGAACALVCGDEVELEQNVPVPYIKGHGSKWMPDSEDVMGWDVKNSGLHVVFSKSIPVIISKWLGPFIYEFLNKHDVSPEQIENFVAHPGGKKVLQAYEETLNLTTEHTDVSREILQKNGNMSSPTVLYVLEQFMLNENRADTLGLLVALGPGFSGEVVLLEWRE, from the coding sequence ATTCCAAAAATCGCTTCAGTAAGTACTCATACACCGCCTTTCACATTAGCTCAGACGAACATTGAGCAATTGACGAAAGAGCTTTTCCAACATAAAATTCCAAAGTTAGAACGGTTATTAAAAGTTTTTGAGAATGGTGAAATAAAGACACGTAATTTATGTGTTTCACCGGACTGGTATCGCGAAGACCATACATTTGAAGAACGCAATGAACTCTATATAAAACTGGCTACCGAATATAGTGTTGAAGTTATAAAAAAGTGTTTAACAAACCGATCCTTTTTACAACAAGATCTATCTACCGAAGACATAGATGCCATTATATTTATTAGTAGTACAGGCATTTCTACGCCAAGCATTGATGCTCGTGTTATGAATATTCTTCCCTTTTCCAATGAAATAGTTAGAATCCCAATATGGGGGCTAGGCTGTGCAGGGGGAGCGGCAGGTATTAGTAGGGCGTATGACTATTGCAAAGCACAACCTAACGCAAAGGTGCTTGTCGTGTGTGTTGAGCTATGCAGTCTTACATTCCAGAAAGATGATTATTCTAAAAGTAATCTTGTAGGCACTTCATTATTTGCTGATGGAGCTGCTTGTGCCCTTGTATGCGGCGATGAAGTTGAGCTAGAGCAAAATGTACCGGTACCATATATTAAGGGGCATGGCTCAAAGTGGATGCCGGATTCTGAAGATGTTATGGGCTGGGATGTAAAGAATAGTGGTTTGCACGTTGTATTTTCAAAGAGCATTCCAGTCATTATTTCAAAGTGGCTTGGACCGTTTATTTATGAATTTTTAAATAAGCATGATGTATCTCCTGAGCAAATTGAGAATTTTGTAGCACATCCTGGTGGAAAAAAAGTGTTACAAGCTTATGAGGAAACATTGAATTTAACAACGGAACATACAGATGTTTCACGTGAAATATTGCAAAAAAATGGAAATATGTCTTCTCCGACAGTTCTGTATGTTTTGGAACAATTTATGCTAAATGAAAATAGAGCGGATACTTTAGGGCTATTGGTTGCGTTAGGGCCTGGTTTTAGCGGAGAAGTAGTATTATTGGAATGGAGGGAGTAA
- a CDS encoding CotD family spore coat protein, with product MANRNWFNSFNDERGQSFFNNAQQLPTQTGPTQYASPQISPTRQYVQRNVSNTVVPHVHPSHLTTVNQHYINNQHYFPHTQSVVNECFETNTMCGTPFRPHGGGCGCSKRRGW from the coding sequence TTGGCTAATAGAAACTGGTTTAATTCATTTAATGATGAAAGAGGTCAATCGTTTTTCAATAATGCACAGCAATTGCCAACGCAAACAGGACCAACTCAATATGCATCACCGCAAATTTCACCAACGAGACAATATGTTCAAAGAAACGTATCAAACACGGTGGTACCACATGTACATCCATCACATTTAACAACGGTCAACCAACATTATATTAACAACCAACACTATTTCCCTCATACACAATCTGTTGTGAATGAGTGTTTCGAAACTAATACGATGTGTGGAACACCGTTTAGACCGCATGGCGGCGGATGTGGTTGTTCAAAACGAAGAGGCTGGTAA
- a CDS encoding HAD-IIB family hydrolase — protein sequence MNEKMLTFPYLKPRVLATDLDNTIVSEKVPHTELWETLALENTSLIYITGRYRQSAIDLIEREQLPKPDILICDVGASIYLGPSYELDQEWAGNIKQEDFEQVKTIAKSIDIARQPIDTPWRLAYFASKTQVQILKQAINQHNLAVDLIFSSERDVDILPANINKGAALKYVLNKCQYDGEVVVAGDSENDLSLFNLGYPAIAVGNACDAILALSENEHIHYAKGHASAGVKEIWEKLSTPLSQKIQ from the coding sequence ATGAACGAAAAAATGCTTACATTTCCTTACCTTAAACCTCGTGTTTTAGCAACTGATTTAGATAATACGATTGTTAGTGAAAAGGTTCCGCATACTGAATTGTGGGAAACGCTGGCACTTGAAAACACATCTCTTATATATATTACAGGAAGATATAGACAGTCCGCGATTGATTTAATCGAACGTGAACAACTGCCAAAACCGGACATTTTAATATGTGATGTTGGAGCTTCGATTTACCTTGGTCCCTCATATGAGCTTGATCAGGAATGGGCAGGCAACATTAAGCAGGAAGACTTTGAACAGGTAAAAACGATAGCAAAATCCATCGACATTGCCAGACAGCCAATAGATACACCATGGCGATTGGCCTATTTTGCAAGTAAAACGCAAGTTCAAATACTTAAGCAAGCAATCAATCAACATAATTTAGCAGTTGATCTTATTTTCAGCAGTGAAAGAGATGTAGATATTTTGCCTGCAAATATTAATAAAGGTGCTGCTCTGAAATATGTACTTAACAAATGTCAGTATGATGGGGAGGTTGTTGTAGCCGGAGATTCCGAAAATGATCTCAGTCTTTTCAATCTCGGTTATCCTGCGATTGCAGTTGGAAATGCATGTGACGCAATATTGGCATTATCGGAAAATGAGCATATCCATTATGCAAAAGGACATGCATCAGCCGGTGTAAAAGAAATATGGGAAAAACTTTCCACGCCACTATCACAAAAGATTCAATAG
- a CDS encoding glycosyltransferase, giving the protein MRKILFISDHGDPLIPLGSKQAGGQNNYVKHLALQLDGLGYSVDIVTHWSDEQKPAVEQLGERSKVYRFAGGQKGFVDKRQMFTLLPRLYEEMTEGLDISSYDVVHTHYWLSGVLAYNLQKEYSFYWCHTNHSLAIAKEQGTGFIESKRKHFEKLIMEQADVVIATTPNEKKQIEVFTKKKSAVSVVPVGVSPVYLASTEEEKQISFPYYFYAGRLETSKGIFDLLKGFRQMLEMHEVPDNVKLLIAGGCPESVDVKNYCPISEPLKEAIKGMEDRVLFLGPKKEKQLKSLYSGALATIMPSHYESFGMVAAEAQACGCPVIATHVGGLKDVVKSGVTGLHVPKANVQELSDSMAYFLKSSPKLLKMRRDAKQYALKEFNWSLISRKVKELYERKNAYISLP; this is encoded by the coding sequence TTGAGAAAGATATTATTTATTTCTGATCATGGCGACCCTTTAATTCCGCTTGGAAGTAAACAAGCAGGTGGACAAAACAACTATGTAAAACATTTAGCCCTGCAGCTTGACGGTCTTGGTTACAGTGTTGATATTGTTACACATTGGAGTGACGAGCAAAAGCCAGCTGTTGAACAGTTGGGTGAGCGTAGTAAAGTTTACCGCTTTGCAGGTGGTCAAAAAGGCTTTGTTGATAAGCGGCAGATGTTTACTTTACTTCCTCGTTTATATGAAGAAATGACAGAAGGACTGGATATTAGCAGTTATGATGTTGTTCATACCCATTACTGGTTGTCAGGAGTACTTGCATATAATCTGCAGAAAGAATATTCATTTTACTGGTGCCACACAAATCACTCCCTTGCAATTGCAAAAGAGCAAGGTACAGGGTTTATAGAAAGTAAGCGTAAGCACTTTGAGAAACTGATTATGGAACAAGCGGATGTAGTTATTGCTACTACTCCAAATGAAAAGAAGCAGATTGAAGTTTTTACAAAGAAAAAAAGCGCGGTATCCGTTGTGCCGGTAGGAGTTTCACCAGTGTATCTGGCATCTACCGAAGAAGAGAAACAAATTTCATTTCCGTACTATTTTTATGCCGGCCGTTTAGAAACGTCAAAAGGGATTTTTGATCTTTTAAAAGGATTCAGACAGATGCTGGAAATGCATGAAGTCCCTGATAACGTGAAGCTGCTTATTGCAGGTGGATGTCCGGAATCAGTTGATGTAAAGAACTATTGCCCTATAAGCGAACCGCTAAAGGAAGCAATCAAAGGAATGGAAGATCGAGTGTTATTCCTTGGCCCCAAAAAAGAAAAACAGTTAAAGAGTCTTTATTCAGGTGCATTAGCAACTATTATGCCTTCACATTATGAATCGTTTGGTATGGTAGCTGCAGAAGCACAGGCTTGTGGTTGTCCTGTAATTGCGACACATGTAGGTGGACTAAAAGATGTCGTTAAATCCGGAGTGACAGGTCTTCATGTACCTAAAGCTAATGTGCAAGAACTAAGCGATAGCATGGCGTATTTCTTAAAGAGCTCGCCTAAATTATTAAAAATGCGTCGTGATGCAAAACAATATGCGTTAAAAGAATTTAACTGGTCTCTTATTTCCCGCAAAGTAAAGGAGCTGTATGAACGAAAAAATGCTTACATTTCCTTACCTTAA
- a CDS encoding organic hydroperoxide resistance protein: protein MSEKLFTAIATASGGREGKVQSDDGVIKFETAMPGTPRAKKIENATNPEQLFASGYAACFDSALQLTASKARVKFTSEVTANVSLLKDEQDQGFKLGVVLQVKGTDIEREQLEELVHKAHEVCPYSKATRGNIEVTLEVI from the coding sequence ATGTCTGAAAAATTATTTACTGCTATTGCAACTGCTTCAGGAGGACGTGAAGGGAAAGTACAGTCGGATGATGGGGTAATAAAATTTGAAACAGCAATGCCAGGTACACCGCGAGCGAAAAAAATTGAAAATGCAACCAATCCGGAACAATTATTTGCTTCAGGGTATGCTGCTTGTTTTGATAGTGCCCTTCAATTAACTGCAAGTAAGGCCCGTGTTAAATTTACATCGGAAGTTACAGCTAACGTCAGCTTATTAAAAGATGAACAAGATCAAGGATTTAAACTTGGTGTTGTGCTTCAGGTGAAAGGGACAGATATAGAGCGCGAACAATTAGAAGAGCTGGTGCATAAAGCGCATGAAGTATGTCCTTATTCAAAAGCAACAAGAGGCAATATTGAGGTCACGCTTGAAGTTATTTAA